Proteins encoded together in one Paracidovorax wautersii window:
- a CDS encoding urea carboxylase-associated family protein, with amino-acid sequence MHDVSCGTCRIPPQSGVAFRLRASEVLRIYDPLGEQVADLFAFKDGEHACSLSSGRTIDYASKIYLSKGDVLYSNDSRPMFTIVEDLVGRHDFLLTPCSQEMFEILYQHKGHHPSCFENLYTNLAEFGIRPEQIGTTFNVFMNVEVGPDGAVAVKAPRSRAGDYIELRAEMNLVCGLTSCSAENSNNGSFKPIDYEIITRPCSDR; translated from the coding sequence ATGCATGACGTCAGCTGCGGCACCTGCCGCATTCCGCCGCAATCGGGAGTCGCCTTCCGCCTGAGGGCTAGCGAGGTGCTCCGGATCTACGATCCGCTGGGCGAGCAGGTGGCAGATCTCTTCGCCTTCAAGGACGGGGAGCATGCGTGCAGCCTGTCGTCGGGCCGAACCATCGACTACGCCTCCAAGATCTACCTGAGCAAGGGCGATGTGCTGTACTCGAACGACAGCCGGCCGATGTTCACCATCGTCGAAGACCTGGTAGGGCGGCACGATTTTCTGCTGACGCCCTGCAGCCAGGAGATGTTCGAAATCCTCTACCAGCACAAAGGGCACCACCCCAGCTGCTTCGAAAACCTCTACACGAACCTCGCAGAGTTCGGCATCCGCCCCGAGCAGATCGGCACCACGTTCAACGTCTTCATGAATGTGGAAGTGGGGCCGGACGGCGCTGTCGCGGTGAAGGCGCCGCGCTCACGGGCAGGCGACTACATCGAGCTGCGGGCCGAGATGAATCTGGTGTGCGGGCTTACCTCTTGCTCGGCAGAGAACTCCAACAACGGCAGCTTCAAACCGATCGACTACGAGATCATCACCCGCCCCTGCAGCGACCGTTAG
- a CDS encoding response regulator yields MKAIAILVEDNSTIRQNLIPAIQELAGMDVVATAEDVDEALAALDRFDWDLVVLDLFLRHGSGLDVLAAVPPQPEGRRIFVLTNYATADIRQRCVALGADAVFDKSTELDAFFERCMDISAAGHHAVQAPTGRVAAAHAPHRPPVVLGR; encoded by the coding sequence ATGAAAGCCATCGCCATCCTGGTGGAGGACAACTCCACCATCCGCCAGAACCTCATACCCGCCATCCAGGAGCTTGCCGGCATGGACGTGGTCGCAACCGCCGAAGATGTCGACGAGGCTTTGGCAGCCCTTGACCGCTTCGACTGGGACTTGGTCGTGCTGGATCTGTTCCTGCGCCACGGTTCAGGCCTTGATGTGTTGGCAGCGGTCCCTCCACAACCGGAAGGCCGCCGTATCTTTGTCCTGACCAACTACGCCACGGCGGATATTCGCCAGCGCTGCGTGGCACTCGGCGCAGACGCCGTGTTCGACAAGTCGACCGAACTGGATGCGTTCTTCGAGCGCTGCATGGACATCAGCGCTGCGGGTCACCATGCCGTTCAGGCCCCGACAGGACGCGTCGCCGCTGCGCACGCACCGCACCGGCCGCCTGTGGTGCTGGGCAGGTGA
- a CDS encoding glucose 1-dehydrogenase — protein MPIDPRSAGPRPPFSHQQPLTPPGHTGDMDPRPDHGETSYQGSGQLQGRKALITGGDSGIGRAVALAFAREGADVLISYLEEESRDAQETMDLVKAEGRKAIGVPGDIREEHHCETLVERAVQELGGIDILVNNAAYQMSHASLEEISGEEFDRTFRTNVYATFFLSKAAARQMPPGGSIINTVSINADKPNQTLVAYAATKGALQNLTGGMAQLLADKGIRVNCVAPGPIWTPLIPSTLDIDSARSFGKQVPLKRPGQPCEVAPAFVLLASDRGSYISGATVAVTGGVPLI, from the coding sequence ATGCCCATCGATCCGCGCAGCGCAGGACCGCGCCCCCCCTTCAGCCACCAGCAACCGCTGACTCCGCCGGGCCATACCGGCGACATGGACCCCCGGCCCGACCACGGCGAAACGTCCTACCAGGGCAGCGGCCAGTTGCAAGGCCGCAAGGCGCTCATCACCGGCGGCGACAGCGGCATCGGCCGTGCGGTCGCCCTCGCGTTTGCCCGGGAAGGTGCGGACGTGCTCATCTCCTACTTGGAGGAAGAATCCCGGGATGCGCAGGAAACCATGGATCTGGTGAAAGCGGAGGGTCGCAAAGCCATCGGCGTGCCGGGTGACATCCGCGAGGAGCACCATTGCGAGACGCTCGTCGAACGCGCAGTACAGGAGCTGGGCGGGATCGACATCCTGGTCAACAACGCGGCCTACCAGATGTCTCACGCCAGCCTGGAAGAGATCAGCGGCGAGGAATTCGACCGCACCTTCCGCACCAATGTGTACGCCACCTTCTTCCTGAGCAAGGCCGCCGCGCGCCAGATGCCCCCGGGCGGCTCGATCATCAACACCGTGTCCATCAATGCCGACAAGCCCAACCAGACCTTGGTGGCTTACGCTGCCACCAAGGGGGCGCTACAGAACCTCACCGGCGGCATGGCCCAGCTGCTCGCCGACAAGGGCATCCGGGTGAATTGCGTCGCTCCGGGCCCCATCTGGACGCCGCTGATTCCTTCGACGCTCGATATCGACAGCGCGCGCAGTTTCGGCAAACAGGTTCCTCTGAAGCGGCCTGGCCAGCCCTGTGAGGTCGCGCCCGCCTTCGTGTTGCTCGCGTCGGACCGGGGCAGCTACATCTCTGGCGCCACCGTCGCCGTGACCGGCGGTGTGCCCTTGATCTGA
- a CDS encoding OBAP family protein produces the protein MRITMVPVLVAAALAAGCGGDDSASPVASPGAPKAKDTRLLEGGAAALQDKPPVEALNAYLNGFHFYSGQMQGQMEAHHYCALLNEEVIQCAIYDGNVHNAKLMGVEYIISARLFNSLPAAEKPLWHSHVHEVKSGQLVAPGIPQFAEQELMKKLVGTYGKTWHTWHTDQHKELPLGVPQLMMGFTADGQADPAMVADRDRRLGVDSQERRKNRETIDAPAVAPGADAWQKGRAVQITDPTGQQHVYAHGARPAVPPASR, from the coding sequence ATGCGCATCACGATGGTCCCGGTACTGGTTGCAGCGGCATTGGCGGCAGGTTGCGGCGGGGACGACTCCGCTTCCCCCGTGGCATCGCCCGGGGCGCCCAAGGCCAAAGACACGCGGTTGCTGGAAGGCGGTGCCGCCGCGCTGCAGGACAAGCCGCCCGTGGAAGCGCTCAATGCCTACCTGAACGGGTTTCACTTCTACAGCGGTCAGATGCAAGGGCAGATGGAGGCCCATCACTACTGCGCGTTGCTCAACGAGGAAGTGATCCAGTGCGCCATCTACGACGGCAACGTCCACAACGCCAAGCTGATGGGGGTGGAATACATCATCAGCGCGCGCCTATTCAACAGCTTGCCTGCCGCAGAGAAGCCGCTGTGGCACAGCCATGTGCACGAGGTCAAGTCCGGCCAGCTCGTGGCTCCGGGCATTCCCCAGTTCGCCGAACAGGAGTTGATGAAGAAGCTCGTGGGCACGTACGGGAAGACCTGGCACACCTGGCACACCGACCAACATAAGGAGCTGCCGCTCGGCGTGCCCCAACTCATGATGGGCTTCACTGCCGATGGGCAAGCGGACCCGGCCATGGTGGCTGACAGAGACCGGCGCCTGGGCGTCGACAGCCAGGAAAGGCGAAAGAACCGCGAGACCATCGATGCACCGGCCGTCGCACCGGGGGCGGATGCGTGGCAGAAGGGCCGCGCCGTTCAGATCACCGACCCGACAGGGCAGCAGCATGTGTATGCCCACGGCGCGCGCCCGGCCGTGCCACCTGCCAGCCGTTGA
- the glgA gene encoding glycogen synthase GlgA has product MKILFVTSECAPMVKTGGLGDVSAALPQALAAKGCDVSILMPAYGDMALGGALSHIVALPAHGPWPAAQLLRIERPQTPDLLLLSCPALYGSAQSPYGDPAGDLYAQALRFALLARTAALIGSADSPCGWQADIVHANDWPCGLAPLYLRQRRVAGDATVARSVMTIHNLAFQGVFPMATADGLEVQAEHRGIEGAEFWGELSMLKAGLQFADAITTVSPTYAREIQQPALGFGLDGVLRARAAHLHGFINGIDTAVWNPAADPFLAAPYGADHLDAKARNTAALREDCGLSASTGPLFGLVGRLTSQKGVDLVLGGARRLLAQGAQLAVLGRGDAALEQALVDLAARHPGQVHVSLRFDESMAHRIEAGADCFLMPSRFEPCGLNQMYSQAYGTPPLVTATGGLADTVQDVDARLATGTGFVMRSASQAAFDATADRVLAAWRQPSLWKALQRRCMQQDFSWERAASPYAALYASLSGQPAPASA; this is encoded by the coding sequence ATGAAAATCCTGTTCGTCACCTCTGAATGCGCGCCCATGGTGAAGACCGGCGGCCTCGGCGATGTCAGTGCCGCACTGCCCCAGGCCCTGGCGGCAAAGGGATGTGACGTGTCCATCCTGATGCCTGCCTACGGTGACATGGCGTTGGGCGGTGCCTTGTCGCACATCGTCGCTCTGCCTGCGCATGGCCCGTGGCCCGCCGCCCAACTGCTGCGCATCGAGCGCCCGCAGACGCCGGACCTGCTCCTGCTGTCGTGCCCCGCGCTGTATGGCAGCGCGCAGAGTCCTTACGGCGATCCTGCAGGCGATCTCTACGCGCAGGCGCTGCGCTTTGCTCTCCTGGCGCGCACGGCGGCGCTCATCGGCTCGGCCGACAGCCCGTGCGGCTGGCAGGCCGACATCGTCCATGCCAACGATTGGCCGTGTGGATTGGCACCGCTGTATTTGCGGCAGCGCCGCGTGGCCGGTGACGCCACGGTGGCCCGCAGCGTGATGACCATCCACAACCTGGCGTTCCAGGGGGTGTTCCCGATGGCCACGGCCGATGGGCTGGAGGTGCAGGCCGAGCACCGCGGAATCGAAGGGGCCGAGTTCTGGGGCGAACTGTCCATGCTCAAAGCCGGATTGCAGTTCGCTGATGCGATCACCACCGTCAGCCCGACCTATGCCCGCGAGATCCAGCAGCCGGCCCTGGGCTTCGGGCTCGATGGCGTGCTGCGCGCGCGGGCAGCACATTTGCACGGCTTCATCAACGGCATCGACACGGCCGTGTGGAACCCGGCTGCCGACCCCTTCCTCGCTGCGCCGTATGGCGCGGACCACCTCGATGCCAAGGCGCGCAACACCGCCGCGCTGCGCGAGGACTGTGGCCTGTCGGCCAGCACCGGCCCTCTGTTTGGCCTCGTGGGTCGGCTGACTTCGCAAAAGGGTGTGGACTTGGTACTTGGGGGCGCGCGGCGGTTGCTGGCACAGGGTGCTCAACTGGCAGTGCTGGGACGCGGTGATGCGGCGCTGGAACAGGCCCTGGTGGATCTTGCCGCCCGCCATCCCGGCCAGGTGCATGTGTCGCTGCGCTTCGACGAATCCATGGCCCACCGCATTGAGGCAGGGGCCGATTGCTTCCTCATGCCGTCACGCTTCGAGCCTTGCGGCTTGAACCAGATGTACAGCCAGGCCTACGGCACACCGCCCCTGGTGACGGCCACCGGTGGTCTCGCCGACACCGTGCAGGATGTGGATGCGCGCTTGGCGACCGGTACCGGCTTCGTGATGCGGAGCGCCTCGCAGGCGGCCTTCGATGCCACGGCAGACCGCGTGCTGGCGGCGTGGCGCCAACCCTCGCTCTGGAAGGCCCTCCAGCGCCGGTGCATGCAGCAGGACTTCAGCTGGGAGCGCGCTGCATCCCCCTATGCCGCGCTGTACGCATCGCTGTCCGGCCAGCCTGCGCCCGCGTCGGCCTGA